The Flavobacterium sp. IMCC34852 genome contains the following window.
AGCTTTGAAGGATGTTGCGCAGCAAAATCCTATTCGGTTTCTAGTTAATATCCAAGTTCACTTGAGTTTTTTATTCTGGTTTTTTGTTTTTCAAAGCGGAGCTTTGAAGGATGTTGCGCAGCAAAATCCTATTCTTAATTTACAAAATGAAGTTACTTTATTTCCTTTCCTTTGTAATAATTCACCAACAAATCCACAAACTTACTGTAACTGTCAATACCGTCTTCTTGTTGATTTGACTTTAAGTATTGGTCGTAAAAAGTGTGAAAAGCTTTGTCAATGAAGGTATCATATTGTTTCCAAAAGGCTTCGCTCTCCTGATAATTTTTGAGAATTCCTGGATTTATTTGTTGCTTCAAACGATTGAATTCTTTTTCGTTTTTCATTCCTATGTTCGACATACAATAACGCAGAGCACTGGATAAAGCCGAGTACTGACAATACAAATCATTATTTTTGAGTCCGGCTAAGAAACCGATAAAATTACATTCGCTTTCACTGCCATAACCTATTTGGTGTGCCATTTCGTGACAAACCACATTTGGAAAACCGTACATAGGCAACTTGTCATTGACTTGAGCTTCATTTGAAAACGGATTGAGATAGCCACCAAATCCCATATAAGTCAGAGGTAAACTCATTAAAGATTTCTTCCGACTTGGGATTTCGTAAGTGAACATTGGGTATTGTTTGGCCAAATTATCGTAGCCGTTTTGAGTCAATTTAAAAATACTGTCTTGGGTGTACGGATTGTTGACTTTTTTTAAGCTGTCTTTGGTTATGGCAAATTGAACGGCATTGGTTTTAATAATGAGTTTTTCGGTAAAAGAGACTAACGCTGCTTCCGTATATTCTCGTTTGATGGTCATTTTTTCAAATAACGGCACGCGATAATAATTGAATGCCCATAAAAAGTGAAACAAAAAATAGGCTACAGAGATAAAACTCAAAATTGTCCAAACTTTGTCTTTCCAGGGTTTCTTTCGATACTTGAAAAGCCAGTATATACAATAAAAAATCACTATTCCATAAAGAATATCGCCAACCGAAAAAGGAATTTTTCCCAACAGTGTACGTGAAAAATGTGAAATCCAAACATACAAGCTATTACTGTAAAAGCGCTCAACCGTTTCAGGAAAAAAAGCGAGAAGTTTAAGCAGTACTATCTGAATCAATAAAAATAAAGGAAGAATATGTTTGCGTTTCAAAGTATCTTTTTAAAATGTAAATATAATCACAATTCAATTTCTAAAGTAGTTAAACTTTGTAACTTTGCCAAGCTGAGTGACTGAGTCGCTGAGTCGCTGAGTAACTAAGTTATTTATCGGCTAATGACGAGACAAAACTCAGCTACTTAGTAACTCAATAACTTAGCAACTTAAAAAATAATATGAGCCAAGACATCAGAAACCTGGAACCCAAAGCCCTTTGGAACAAGTTTGCCGATTTAAATGCGGTACCGCGTCCATCCAAAAAAGAAGAGCGTGTAATTGAATTCATGAAAAACTTCGGAAACAGTTTAGGATTAGAAACTTTTGAAGATGATATCCGAAATGTAATTATCCGTAAGCCGGCAACTCCGGGTATGGAAAACCGCAAAACCGTTGTATTGCAAGGGCATTTAGATATGGTTCATCAAAAAAATAACGATACCAATTTCGACTTTTTAACGCAAGGTATCGATATGTATGTGGATGGCGATTGGGTTCGTGCCAAAGGAACTACTTTAGGTGCTGACAACGGTTTGGGTGTAGCCGCGATTATGGCTATTTTGGAAAGCAAAGACATTCCGCATCCTGCCATTGACGCCTTGTTTACCATAGATGAAGAAACCGGAATGACCGGTGCTTTGAACTTGAAAGGCGGCATTTTAAAAGGAGAAATTTTACTGAATTTAGATACCGAAGAAGATGACGAAATCGACATCGGTTGTGCCGGCGGTATTGACGTAACGGCGACCAGAAAGTATAACCAAGAAGAAACACCGGAAGGTTCTGTAGGTTACACCATCACTGTAAAGGGGTTGAATGGCGGACATTCGGGAATGGATATCAACAAAGGTTTGGGGAATGCCAATAAAATTATGAACCGTTTGTTGTTTGACGGATTTGAAAATTTTGGTTTACAAATAGCCGAGATTAATGGTGGTAGTTTGCGCAATGCGATTCCGCGTGAAAGTGTGGCCAAAGTGATTGTAGCCGGCATGTATGATGAGGCATTTGTGTTTGATATGCAGGAAATCATCAATGACATCAAAACCGAATACAAAACGACGGAACCTAATTTGACCATTGAAATTGTAAAAAGCGATTTGCCTTCGAAAGTAATGGATTTAGGTGTTCAGGAAGGTTTGTTGCGTTCGATTTATGCTGCTCATAACGGCGTATATCGTATGAGTGCCGATATGGAAGATTTGGTAGAAACCTCCAATAATATTGCCCGTGTGATTGTAAAAGACGGCGATATTTCAATCCAAAATTTAACGCGTTCCTCAGTGGAAACTTCTAAAATGGATTTGGCCAATGGTTTGCGTTCGGCGTATGAATTGTTTGGTTGCGAAGTCGAATTTGGCGGCAGTTATCCGGGTTGGACACCAAATGTGAATTCAGAAATCTTAGACGTTTTGGTCAATATTTACGAAAAACAAAACGGCGCCAAACCCAATGTAGTGGCTTGTCATGCCGGATTGGAATGTGGTATTTTAGGAACGAATTATCCGGGTATGGATATGATTTCTTTTGGACCAACCATTCACGGAGCACACAGTCCCGACGAAAGAGCTTCGATTAAATCTTCTCAAAAATTTTGGAAGTTTTTCTTGGAGATTTTGGCGAATATCCCGGAGAGAAAATAGAGTAGAGACTATAGGAAAAAGAACCTCGTTTAGCAATAGACGAGGTTTTTTAGTTTAGGGTTTTCCGGAACTCACTTGGGGTTATTCCGGTTTGTTTTTTAAATAGCCGCGTGAAATAAGAATAATTGTCAAATCCCAAATTATCAGCGACTTGATTTACGGTTTTTGAAGCATTGGTTAAAAGTCTTTTGGCTTCCAGAATGACTCTGTTTGTTATCAATTCGGTGACGGTTTGGTTTAAGATATCTTTGCAAATTCGGTTGAGATGCTTGAGTGTGATGTTCATTTTATCAGCATAAAATGATGGCGATTTTTGGGTTTGAAAGTATTGTTCCAAAAGCTGTTCTAACCGATGAATTTTGTAGTTGTAAGAATGCGTTTTATGATTCTCCGTTGAAAGATATTTTCGGGAGATTTCGATGTGGATGCAATCGAGTAAGTTCAATAATTTTTCTTCTTTTCTCTGAGTATTACTTTGGCTTTCGGTAACCATTAAATCAAAATAGGGCAGAAGTAGTTTCAATTCTTCTATTTCAAAAACAATTTCCGGTTGGTTCATTACTGATTGGTAAAATGGATAATCTTCTATTTTTTTGTTGCCAAAATAGAGGTTGTAAACTTCCTGTGAGTAAAAGAAAATATATCCTTCAATATCTGCAGACAATTGCCAATTATGGATTTGTCCCGGTTGGAGCACAAACAAACTTCCGGGTTTGATGTCGTATCGGGTGAAATCAATTTCGTGCGTGCCGTTACCATTCGTAAATAAAACCAGCAGGTAGAAGTTGTGCCGATGCGGTTTTTCAATAAAACTGTGTGCTTTCAAATGGTTTTTAAAAGTGTTGATGTACAACTCTTTTTTGCCCAAATCAGCTTTAAAATGATCAATATTGTAAATCGGATGTTTTTTCAAAATGTCTTTATTGTGCTATAATTAGCGAAGATACCAAACAATTGATAACTATCTCTGCTTTACCTTTGTCAAAAAAATAAATCATGTTAAATAGCTTGTATCATATTTT
Protein-coding sequences here:
- a CDS encoding DUF3810 domain-containing protein gives rise to the protein MYVWISHFSRTLLGKIPFSVGDILYGIVIFYCIYWLFKYRKKPWKDKVWTILSFISVAYFLFHFLWAFNYYRVPLFEKMTIKREYTEAALVSFTEKLIIKTNAVQFAITKDSLKKVNNPYTQDSIFKLTQNGYDNLAKQYPMFTYEIPSRKKSLMSLPLTYMGFGGYLNPFSNEAQVNDKLPMYGFPNVVCHEMAHQIGYGSESECNFIGFLAGLKNNDLYCQYSALSSALRYCMSNIGMKNEKEFNRLKQQINPGILKNYQESEAFWKQYDTFIDKAFHTFYDQYLKSNQQEDGIDSYSKFVDLLVNYYKGKEIK
- a CDS encoding AraC family transcriptional regulator, with the protein product MKKHPIYNIDHFKADLGKKELYINTFKNHLKAHSFIEKPHRHNFYLLVLFTNGNGTHEIDFTRYDIKPGSLFVLQPGQIHNWQLSADIEGYIFFYSQEVYNLYFGNKKIEDYPFYQSVMNQPEIVFEIEELKLLLPYFDLMVTESQSNTQRKEEKLLNLLDCIHIEISRKYLSTENHKTHSYNYKIHRLEQLLEQYFQTQKSPSFYADKMNITLKHLNRICKDILNQTVTELITNRVILEAKRLLTNASKTVNQVADNLGFDNYSYFTRLFKKQTGITPSEFRKTLN
- a CDS encoding aminoacyl-histidine dipeptidase; this encodes MSQDIRNLEPKALWNKFADLNAVPRPSKKEERVIEFMKNFGNSLGLETFEDDIRNVIIRKPATPGMENRKTVVLQGHLDMVHQKNNDTNFDFLTQGIDMYVDGDWVRAKGTTLGADNGLGVAAIMAILESKDIPHPAIDALFTIDEETGMTGALNLKGGILKGEILLNLDTEEDDEIDIGCAGGIDVTATRKYNQEETPEGSVGYTITVKGLNGGHSGMDINKGLGNANKIMNRLLFDGFENFGLQIAEINGGSLRNAIPRESVAKVIVAGMYDEAFVFDMQEIINDIKTEYKTTEPNLTIEIVKSDLPSKVMDLGVQEGLLRSIYAAHNGVYRMSADMEDLVETSNNIARVIVKDGDISIQNLTRSSVETSKMDLANGLRSAYELFGCEVEFGGSYPGWTPNVNSEILDVLVNIYEKQNGAKPNVVACHAGLECGILGTNYPGMDMISFGPTIHGAHSPDERASIKSSQKFWKFFLEILANIPERK